Below is a window of Desmonostoc muscorum LEGE 12446 DNA.
GAATTGCTTTTAAAGGGTATCAGTTAGAATAATTTCGCCACAAAGCAGCTAAAAGTCGCTTCCTAGAGATTTCAAGTTTGACTTTGCTTGTAGATGCATTCTACTTTCCCTAAAACTTCCATACATTTGCCATCTAAATCCCACTTTGCCTTTGCCCAGTTGCTTTAATAATGCTTGACAAAAACCATAAGTGTTTGTTTGGGTTGATGTAAAATGATTTAAGTCCACTGACTGTAGTCAATCCTAACCATACATACATTTGATTGATAAATCAAGACTTTTGTTGTAGTAATTTTACGGATCTTTAGAGGATGGCTAGGACAGGATACTTAGCTGCGTTGTGTGGATTTGAGTTAAAAATTTTACTTTTGGATATTGTCTATCGTCATGATAGTTACGGTCTTGTGAAGATCATGCGTGCGATCGCCCCCAATGGCATTTGCGAGTCCAACAATAGGCTATCAGCTTGTTGTATGGCTTTTGGCTGGCCTGCGCCTTAAAAAAAACTTGAGTTTTACAACTATTTCAAGAGGAAATCATCTCAGAGTCTGTCATTGATAAAAGAAGACAATAAAAGGCGCAAGTCCCAATTAAGATGCGAACAATTGCAGAAATTAACGACAAAATTAGCCGCCAACGTGCGGTAGTGTTGACAACCGAAGAATTAAAAGCACGAGTTATCGAAATCGGTGTTACTAAAGCTGCTAAAGAAGTTGATGTCATTACCACTGGCACTTTTGAGCCAATGGAATCAAGTGGTGCAATTATCAATCTTGGGCACACTGACCCCCCGATAAAAATTCGCCGTTGCTGGTTAGATGGCGTTCCAGCTTACTCTGGTTTTGGAGCAGTAGATTTATATTTGGGTGCCAGTTGTGCTGTGGAAGCGATGGATGGCGAAGAAGTCCGAGAACGCGGCGGTGGTCATGTGATCGAAGATTTGATCGCCGGCAAACCCATACACGTCAGAGCGCAAGGACAAGTAACAGATTGTTACCCCAGAGCGACATTTGAAACTACAATTACTAGTCAAACAATCAATCAGTTTTATTTATTTAATCCGCGTAATCTTTATCAAAATTTTATTGTTGGTGTGAATGGTGGCGATCGCCCACTTTTCACTTACTTGGGGCCTTTACAACCACGTCTGGGGAATGCCGTTTACTCTAATCCCGGTGCGATTTCCCCCTTACTCAACGACCCCGATTTACAACTCGTTGGTATAGGTACAAGAATTTTTTTAGGCGGTGGTGTTGGCTATGTCGCCTGGGAAGGCACTCAGCACTTTCCCTTACAAAAGCGTTTAGCCAATCGCACACCCATCGGGCCTGCTGCTACTCTAGCTTTAATTGGGGATGCCAAGCAAATGGATGCTCATTGGGTGCGGGGTTGCTACTTCAAAAGTTACGGGCCTTCATTGATGTTAGGCGTTGGTATACCACTTCCTGTATTAAATGAACAAGTAGTTGAACACTGTGCCGTACAAGATCAAGACTTAGTAGCCCCAATAGTAGACTTTTCCATTCCCCGGCGTGTCCGTCCCACCTTTGGTTTAGTGAGTTACGCCCAACTTAAATCTGGCCGGATTACCATCGAGGGCAAAGCAGTACGCTGTGCCCCCTTAGCGAGTTTGTTTTTTTCCAGGCAAGTTGCCCTAGAGTTAAAACAATGGATTGAAGCAGGTAAATTTACCCTTACAGAACCAGTTTCTCCAATTCCGATGGAGCGTTCTTTTCTACCCCAAGATCGTTGGACGGATTTTTGATCTTGGGGATTGGGGATTGGGGATTGGGGACTGGGGACTGGGGATTGGGTATTAGTTATTCTCCGCGTCAGAGCGTCCCCCTGTCCCCCCCATCTCCCCATCTCCCCATCTCCCCATCTCCCCATGCCCTACTCTTGGGGTGGTTTCGGTCGCTTGATGGGCTTAGGAGTGGGTGTCTTGGGTATAGGTTTTGACACTATAGGGGTGTCGCCGCCTGCGCTGCCTTTTTTGATGGGACGGGGGGTGTCGCTACCGCGTCTGGGTGGGAATGGTTTTCTACCACCACCACCACGAGGAGCTCCTTTAAATCCTGGTTTGCGTTTTTTGGGCAAATCAGCGATCGCCTCAGCTTTTTCTACGACTAAAACATCAGCTTCCCGTTTGGCTTGAAAGTCCCAGAATTTTCCCACTGCTTTGGTGGTCAGCACACCCCTCAATTTCAACTTAAAATATTTGGGTTTGTCAGTTGGTTTGCGTGGAGCTTGCCTAATTTTGACTACCAAGCTCTTAGCATCAAAAGACTGGTATACTACCTCACCACGAACAGAAAAGCCACCGTCTGCAATTTCTGATGAGGGTATCAGGGCATCTGTATTGAGTTCAGAGTTTTCGGATAAGCCATCATCGGGCGTTTCTACCTCTTGTGACTCCGAGTCTGGCTCGTCCTCATCTATAAAGTTCTTAGCCAGATTTTCTGGCTCCCAAACTCCAACGATTTGGATGTGCAAAGTATCATTTTCTTGTCTTGTACGTGGATATACTACCCACAAATGTTCTTTCTCTAAGTCTAGGTGATTCTTGACTAGGCTCATAATCCGCCCTAAAAGGACGGCGTTGAGTTCTACACCATCTGGGGTCAGCAGTGTACCTTGGGTAAATTGTTCGCTGCTAGCGTGATAACGGCCTCGGACTAAGCCGATCGCTCGATATTGCATCGGCTCACTGGGAGGCGGAATCGGTTGTTGTCGATTAATTAAGTTCCCATTTGAGTCAGTTTCGGTGGAGTTAGCAGGGGAATTTTCAACTTTAGAGGACAGGGCTGCTACTGTATTAACATTAGCGGCTGCCTCTATTTTATTGAGACCCTGGTTAGAGGCAGAAGAATTAGAAGGTTCAGGCAACGGCATCAGGTCGGAATTCATAAAAACTCCTTGCGGCGGAGACACATCCCATTGTGGGATTTTACAAAGGCAGCTGGAAAGAGCGTTTGTGCGGCTGATGAAAGTATATTTACTTTTCACAAAGTCACACCAGAGTACTCTACACAATCCTAAAGGCGCTAAATTTAGTGTGTAAACACTAAAAGTCTAATTTAGCGCCCAGACACTAGTTTCGGAAGCATATCATAGCTACAATTCTGACGGCTCCTCCTAAAGTCATCACTTACTTTAGCAGTGTGGATAGTTAATTGTTATAAAATTCACAGGCAATGGGTGATATTCCGCAAAGTTTTGGAAATTTTTAACTTTACAAAACTTTGAGCAGAGAGCCGTACTCCTTCTAGGGGTAGGAGCGTCAACAAATTTAAATCATAATGTCATTAGAATTCAGGAGAAAGACAAAACTGTGTCTCAACCGCGCAATCGCTGGGTAGTTCAAGTTATCTTGGTGCTGGCAATTCTTGCTTTTGTGGGTGTTTCGGTGATTCCCATATTTGGAGCGCTTAATAATACGCCATCTTCAAGCCAGAATAACCCTAGCACCAGAGGCAGTTTAACTTCCTCTGACCAAAAATCAAAACTAGAAGACCAAGTACGGGGATATGAACTGGTTTTACAAAGGGAACCAGAAAATCAAACTGCGCTCAAAGGCCTATTAGAGGCGCGGCTACAATTACTCAGTCAAAAAGAAAAAGGTGAGGTTAAACCATCTGATATTCAAGTTGTTATTGAACCTCTAGAAAAGCTTGCGAAACTGAATCCCGAACAGTCAGAATACGCAGTGTTGCTGGCTCAAGCCAAACAGCAAATAGGCGATCGCGAAGGAGCCGCCCAAGCTTATCGCTCGGTTTTAGACACTAAACCTGGTGATTTGAAGGCTTTACAAGGAATGGTGGCTCTGTTGATGAGTCAGCAACGCCCCGAAGCAGCCATTGGTTTGTTGCAAGAAACCCTCACTCAGGCAGCCCAAACAAATATAAATCAGCCTGGAAGCATCGACACAGTTGCTGTGCAAGTGCTGTTAGGTTCTGTTCACGCCTCCCAGAAACGCTACGCCCAAGCCGCCTCTGCATATGACCAAGCAATTAAGAAAGATCCTAAGGATTTTCGCCCCGTTGTCGCAAAAGCAATGCTCCTGAAACAACAGGGCAAAAACGCACAAGCAAAACCTTTATTTGATAGTGCCGCAGCTTTAGCACCTGCTCAATACAGAGACGAAATTAACAAAGCTGCAATTACTCCTTCGGCTCCTAATCCTGCTGCACCTAGCGCATCTTCACCGGAAAGTAAACCTAAGTGATGGGGATTGGGGATTGGGGATTGGGGATTGGGCATGGGGTGATGGGGTGTAATTCTCTCCCCTTCTCTCTCATTTCCCTCATCTCCCTAATCCCCAGTCCCCAATCCCCATGCCCCAGTCCCCTCACACTCCTTCAATGGCAGCAACGATACCAAAGACCAAAAACAGGCATCCACCAATTAGGGTGAGTTGACGCTCGGAAATGCGACCAGCGATCATTTTGCCGCCGATAACAGCGATCGCTGCACAAATAGCATGTCCTAAAATTGCACCTGTGGTTACTCCAATTGGGTTATTCCCGGCTGCTAGGGCAATGGTGGCAATTTGAGTGCGATCGCCCCACTCTGCCATAAATGTTAATCCAAAAGCCTCTATTAAAATTGCTAAGGAACTTTTCTGCTTTGGTAGCTGCAAATCTGCCTGTTTCACCGCAGCTTCCGCCTCTTCTACAACTTCAGTATCACAACTAGAGGCAGACATTTTACTCGCGTCGTACAACAGTTTGAGACCAAAGGCGATAAACAAAGTTATTTCCGCATAATGAATATAAACTTTTGGCAATAAAGACGCTGCTTGTCCAAATAGCACCGAAAGGATTGTCATCGCGGCTAAAGCAGCTGTCACTCCTGCAAATACCAACCTACGGGGGTGGTGCATTGCCAAAATCACAGCAATAAAAAATGTTTTATCGCCTAGTTCTGAAACTGTAATTAATAACAAACCTGCGGTAAAAGCTGTTAACACTCTCTCAAGCTCCTGAAGAATCGTTTACCGATGTGAAGCTTGATGAGAACCAAAAGACCTCACCAAGTTTACACTTTTCGGTGTGAACTTAGTGAAGGTCTCGCTTTCAAATATTTATTACTTGCCACCTGAACCAGGCTCATCGCCAGTATGTTGATTCAGATGTACTGGCTTTTTAATTTTTTGCCAGCAGCTACTCCCCTTCTATGCGAGTCTGATTATACATCTATTTCAAGTACAAGTCAAGGCGGCAGATAACTGAAAACATGCAGTTGGATTCAGTGGTTACGGAGGTAAAAACTCATCATTTGTGACTTCTGGCAGTTGATATGGACAGTTCACAGCAAAGGATTCCACTGACAAACCAGTTTCAGCTTTTGCTTGCTTAACCGCTTGTGTATAACACTCCGTAAAAATGCTCTCAAGATAGGATTTGAGACTGGGGGAATCATTTGACACGTCTACGATGTTCAATGATGCTTCCTTCCCAGCTACCGCTTCTCTTTTCCGGTTGGAATTGCCATTTGAGCAAATGCACTAGAATTACAATCAGATTACTCTTGAGACTCCGGCGTTCACTCGTTCCCATGTCGGCAATTTCCTCTATGAGGTTCTCCCAGTCGACATTCGCGTAGTCTTGACTTTGCAATTTTTCCACAGTTGTTTCTATCCATTGCAAATAGTCAATTCCATAGAGTGTTTGGGAATGCGGCTTTAGGGAAGACATGGCAGTTTCCATAGGAAATGGTGATTGTAGTCTGGAAAAGTTAGGCAATCACAGTAATATTTGCATTAGTAAGCATTACCTGGTTCGAGAAGTGGGCGATTTGAACTTGTGCTGTACCACCAACTCCATCTTTATCAAAGAATAGGTTACCAGTAGTTTGATTGTAGATGAAGCGATCGCCAGATGTTGTTGCACTAGTCCCAAGTCGGAACAAGCTCGAATCTAGTATCGTATCTTGAGATTGGCTCAGTCCAAATTCTGCTTTGGAAATGGATATAGTATCATCTCCAACAGTAAAATCAGTAATAGTATCATAGCCTCCGGTGCGGGTATCAGCCAGGTTGAAGCTATCTCGCCCCGTTCCACCAGTCAGCACATCTCGACCAATTCCACCGCTGAGTACATCGTCAAGAGTACCTCCATCCAAGGTATCATTGCCTGAGTTAGCAAAGAGGCGATCGTTGCCATCAACTCCATTCAAGATGTTAGCACCAGTATTTCCCACAAGGATGTTATTGAGGCTGTTACCAGTACCATTGATTGCTGTGCTTCCAGTCAAAGTCAAGTTTTCCAGGTTATTTCCCAACACCCAAGTTATCGAAGACTTAACTAAATCTGCGCCTGCATCTAAGTCTTCAGCGATCGCATCGCTGACGCTGTTTACAGTGTAAGTGTCATTGCCGACTCCACCATCAAGACTGTCAATTCCCGCACCTCCATCCAAGTCATCGTCACCTGCACCACCGAACAAGGTGTCATTGCCCGAACCACCAATCAGGCTATCATTGCCATCAACTCCATTTAAGATGTTAGCTGCACTATTTCCTGTGATGATGTTATTCAGGCTGTTACCAGTACCATTGATTACCTTGCTTCCAGTCAGGGTCAAGTTTTCTAGGTTATCTGTTAACACCCAACTCACAGCAGACTTGACTAAATCTGTGCCTGCATCTAAGCCTTCAGTAATCGTATCGTTGAGGCTGTCTACGGTGTAAATGTCATTGCCGGCTCCACCATCAAGGCTATCATTACCGACTCCACCATCTAAGGTGTCATTACCAGAACCACCAATTAAGGTGTCATTGCCAGAACCACCAATCAGGCTATCATTGCCATCAACTCCATTCAAAGTGTTAGCGGCAGTATTTCCCGTGAGAATGTTATTCTCTTTGTTACCAGTTCCATTGATTGCTGTGCTTCCAGTCAGGGTCAAGTTTTCCAGGTTATCTGCCAACACCCAATTCACAGAAGACTTGACTAAATCTGTGCCTGCATTTAAGCCTTCAGCGATCGCATCGTTCGGGTTGTCTACGATGTAAGTGTCATTGCCAACTCCGCCATTGAGACTGTCAGATCCCAAACCTCCATCCAAGGTGTCATTGCCTGCACCGCCCAACAAGGTGTCATTGCCGTCACCACCAATCAGGCTATCATTGCCATCAACTCCATTCAAGATGTTAGCGGCAGTATTTCCCGTGAGGATGTTATTAAGGCTGTTACCAGTACCATCGATCGCCTCGATTCCAATCAGGGTCAAGTTTTCTAGATTAGCTCCCAACACCCAACCCACGGAAGACTTGACTAAATCTGTGCCTGCATTGGCGGATTCAATAATAGTGTCGCCGATGCTGTCTACAGTATAAATGTCATTACCTTTACCACCAATGAGACTGTCATCTCCTGCACCACCATCTAAGGAATCATTTCCATCACCGCCATCCAGGGTGTCGTTATTACCTAGCCCTTTGAGGGTGTCATTGCCCTGGAATCCGGAGATGATATCCCTATTCTCCGTACCAGTTAGGTTGTTTGCACTTAAAGTGCCATTAATCACACTAATGATTTGATTAATGGTCAAGTTGACAGTGGCAGTACTGCTGGCTCCTTGCCCATCACTGATGCTGTAAGTGAAGCCATCAGACCCATAATAGTTTTGAAAAGGGGTATACGTGTAAGTACTGTTACCATTGTCAACTAAGCTTCCTTGGCTAGGTTGAGTCAAGGCAGTAATGCTCAATACGTCACTGACATCCACATCTGTATCATTGCTCAGGAGAGTAGTAGCGTTAATGATAATAGGTGTGTTTTCGTTTGTGGTGATGCTGTCATTAACAGCCACAGGAGCATCGTTGGTATTAGCCACCGTCAGTGTAAAAACATCGCTGACACTTGCCGTTCCATCACTGGCAATAACTTTAATGTTGAAGCTGCCAACGTTGTCATTTGTGGGAGTACCACTGAAGGTGGTGCCGTTGAAGGTCAGCCAAGCAGGAAGTGGGTCACCATTTTCCAAGGTGGCGGTGTAGGTGAGGTTATTTCCTGCATCCACATCGGCGAAGATGTTTGCTGGTAGGGTGAAGTTGAAGGTGGTGTCTTCTGCCGCTATTTGGTCAGCAATGCTATTCGCCACTGTTGGGGCATCATTGGTATTAACCACTGTCAGTGTAAAAATATCGCTGACAGTTGCCGTTCCATCACTGGCGATCGCTTTAATGTTAAAGCTGCCAACGTTGTCATTTGTGGGAGTACCACTGAAGGTAGTGCCGTTGAAGGTCAACCAACTGGGAAGTGGGTTACCATTTTCCAAGGTGGCACTGTAGGTGAGGTTATTTCCTGCATCCACATCGCTGAAGGTGTTTGCTGGTAGGGTAAAGTTGAAGGTGGTGTCTTCTGTCGCTGTTTGGTCAGCAATGGTATTCGCCACTGTTGGGGCATCATTGGTGTTGGCGATCGCAAGCTCAAACACATCACTTGCAGTCAATCCATTGCCATCCGTTGCCGTGACTTTAACGTTGAGACTGCCAACATTGGCATTGTTAGGCGTGCCATTAAAGGTATGAGTAGCTGCATTAAAGGTGAGCCACCCAGGAAGTGGATTGTCATCCGCTAATGTGGCACTGTAGGTCAATACATCGTCTGCATCGACATCGCTGAAGGTATTTGCTGGCACCACAAAGCTAAAGGCAGTGTCTTCTGTCGCTGTTTGATCAGCGATCTCTGTTACTAGGGTCGGGGCATCATTGATTGCAGAAACAGTCAAGTTTTTTGTAGCACTAGTGCTGCCGCCATCTCCATCTGTGAGAGTGAATTGAATTGTGCGAGTCGCGGTAGAAGGCGATTCAGAAACATTGGCAAAGGTGATATTTGAAATCAAATAACTAACCATCCAAGGTTGAGCAATAGCATTGAAGGTGATAGTGAGTGGCGTTGTGCCTGTACCTCCAGTAAAGCTGCCAATGGTATTTACTCCGTTGTAAGTAATGCTGTTGCCAGAAACACCAATCTGTTCACTTCCAGTTCCTTGATTGTGAATAGCTAGACGATCATCTGCTGTGCCATTCTCAGTAAAACTAACGGTGAGGGTGCCATCGCTAAAATTAGATGAATCAAAATCGCTGACAGAAGGTGAGTACGCGATCGTAACAGGCGAACCGTTTTCGGAGTAGAGAGGATTGTAGTAACTTAAAAGTTCTAGAACTGGATTGGCATTAGTGATGCTAACAGCACCATAGAAGTTACTGTAATCAGAGTAGCCCCCGTAGTAGCCCCCGTAGATGTATGGGGTGTATGCATAGCTATTGGAAAAGGTAACACCAGTACCACTGACGGTAGCTCCTCCATTCGCAAAAATCGCAGCGCCCGCACCGCTGCCACTACCACTGACTTGGTAGTAGTAACCACCGGAATAATATCTGTATTGACCGCTTGCTCCATAGGCGGAGTTAGAAGAAAATGCAGTATTGGTCATGGACAGGGAACCAGAGCGGACGAAGATAGCACCACCTAATCCTGCACCGCCACCACCCGCTCCTGTATAACCACTTGAGCCACTCTCTCCATAACCACCAAAGCTGCCACCGCTGCCACCGCTACCACCGTAGCCGCTAGAGCCACTGAGAGGTTGTTGGCTACCGTAGTAGCCGCCCCAGCTACCGCCACCGCCGCCGCCACCGCCGCCGCCGCCACCACTACCAAAGCCACCCGTTCCTCCAGCACTGCCATTTCCACCATTTCCACCATTCCCGCCGGTATAACCATAGCCACCGCCGCCGCCACCGCCGCCGCCGCCACCGCTACCCCCAGCACCGCCACCATTCCCAAAACTACCTGTACCACCAGCACTACCTGAAGAGCCAACAAGACCACTACCACCGGAGGAGTAGGTAGGAGCATAACCCCCAGCACCGCCAGCACCGCCAGCACCGCCACTGCCGACAGCTCCACCAACAGTTCCGGCACCGCCGTTACCACCGCTACCACCAGAGTAACCCGCATAACCATTAACCCCAGGGTAGTAGTAATAACCATAGAAAGCCCCTTGATAGCTTCGATAGCCAGCGTTGCCGCCACTACCGCCACTGCCTCCTGAGTAAAAACCAGAACCACCAGTACCACCGATCGCCGTATTGTTAGCAAGGCTAACGCCATTGAGTGTGACGTTGCCGTTGTTGATAAACAGTGCGCCACCCATGCCCGCACCGCCGCCACCGCCATTACTACCATTTCCACCAGCAGCCCGACCGTTTCTGAGGGTTAGGTTGTTGAAGCTAACAGTGCCACTGTCAACGAAGAAAAGCTGAACATCTCCAGTATCGTTGGAGCCGTTGTTATTAGCATCACCGCTCAAAAAGTAATTGTTGCCGACAAAAGAGATATTGCTATTGATATGAGGCAATAGTGTAGTCAAGCGAATAGAGCTAGTGAGCGTAATGGTATCGTCACCTGCTTGAGTATTGGCGTTATTAATTGCGGCTTGTAGTTCAGCAAAGGTTCCAGCTGAAAAGTTCGCAAGTACTGCATAGTATGACTTGATCGCTGTTGTCTCAAACACTATTAAGTTGCTGCTATTACCCGTCCTCACGTCCAACTGCCAATCGCCGCCGAGGGCTGTACTGCCGATCGCCGTAGTCGAAGCTGCTACCGTTGCGCCTGTCAACTCACTCAACTGATAGATAAAGGATCGCCCCTTCTCTCCCTTCGCCACTTCACAGCTATAGAGCGAAATTGACTCAACGCCCCACTCCTGCAACAGTGCCGATCGCATCTGCACCTGCTCTCGATTCAAAGGACTAGCACCGATATAAACCACACCAGGTTCGCCGTGTGCCACGATCGCCAATTGTCTTGCGCCCGTTCCTGTCAGCAATTGCGTGATTACCGACAGCGCATCGTCTTGAGGATTCAGCGTGTAGGCGATCGCCCCCGGCACTAACCCCTGATAAAGCACTTCCAGATCAGACACCCGGCAATCAAACACCACCAACAGTGGTGCAGAACCTAGCCGTTGCGGCAACAAATTTGACACAGCAAGTGACTCAACCGGGGAGAGGGTGAGAATTTGTTTACTACTATCCATTGAATACTTCCTTAGAAAGATTAAATTTAGACGTTATGAGCCAGGTGAAAAAAGCATTAGCCTTTCACTTTTGTTTTGGCGAGCAATCAACAGAATTTGATGACAAGAAGTCAGAATTTAGAGAAAACTCTGAGCGGGGGAACGCCTCCCTCAAAAGTTGCGATCGCTTAGTCCTCTAGCTTCGCTTTTTTTAAAATTAAACAGCCTCAGCAAATATGTTGAATTTTATATTCTATTTATATAAAGTCGATTTAGTTTAATTTATTAAGCACTCAAAATAGCTAAATATCTATATGGTGCAGCATAGTAGTTGATGGCATTGTTATGAACAAGCAGGAAGCAGCACAATTTTTCAGTATCAGCGCCCTAAAACATGACGTGCAACAGGGGCGAATTAGCGTCACTATAATTTGTAATTAACCCATACATGAATGCATGTTTTTCGAGCCGAAAATGTGTTTTTTTATTTTTGATAACTCCAATTAGTTGAACGGAAACTTAAATGAATTACGAATCCGGTAAATAAGATATTATTCTCTACTTTCTAGAAAAACCTACATATCTAGAAAATTCTGCATGTATTAGACTATGCTATTTATGATTTTATCGCCAATTTATCATCGGATATTCTCTGCTTTTACTGAAGATTATGTCAGGGTTAAAGCTTACACCAAGGAGTGGAAATTAAATAAAGCTATCAATAAAGTTATACCGTTTCACTTTAATGATGATACAAATACGTTGGTAGGGGCACGGCAATGCCGTGCCCCTACGCGAAATCTATATGTATCAGGGTTTTAGTGAAATAGTGTTAGAGGTGATTCAATACAGTTCGATTAAGGTTTTTTGATGAAAATTCTAGATCCAAAGACGCGATAAATCGGCGTCTCTACGAAGGAATGATTATTGTAGAGACGCCGATTTATCGCGTCTCTTGGCTTAACCGAACCGTATTGAGAGGTGATTTAATAATCACCTCAATCATTACTTACCTGCACATAATCGATTCATTCAAAAAAGTGGATTGATGAATCTATGAATCATGCACAAGAGTAACGCCAAGTCTTAGGGACTTCCAAAAAATAAATTATCACAAATTATTTTTACATTTTTCGGGTAGCACAGCTGTGCTACCCTACGTTCGCGGAGCGTCCCGCAGGGATGGGATGTTTTTAATTGGAAGTCTCTTATTTGGTCATGCAAGTCCAACTAACTTTGCACTTAGTTCCCACATGCGATCGCCTTTTTCATCATCGCGGGCTTGAGGAGAAACCTTTTGAGCAAAGGACTTGCCATCTTTTTTCTGCCGATTTCCCCAACTCCAATAAACACCGGATTGATTATATTCAGGATCGGCAACCACCGCAGCAACCCGTTCTCCTGCCAACTCCTGAGACACATATCCCCCGGTGATGTACTTTTGGAATAATGGGAAAAGTTTCTGAAACAGGGGATAGTGGTTTCTAAATAGCGGCGTTTCTGCAACACATCCCGGATAAAGAGAACTGAAAACTATATCGGTTGACTCGTGATAGCGCCGATGCAGTTCTTTCATGGTCAACACGTTGCATACCTTGCTGTCTTTGTAGGCTTTGACTGGTTCAAATTTCTTGCCATCAATCATCGAAATTGGGTCTTTAAATCCCTCTGCAAAGCCCTGAAAATCGCCCAAGTCTGGACGCGGCGGAATCTTCCCACCGAGTTCGTCTGGATTGTGGGTAACAGTTCCCAAAATCACCAGCCTTGGCTGTGAAGATGATTTCTTCAAATCCTCTAACAAAAGGTTGCACAAAAGGAAATGCCCAAGATGATTGGTGGTAACAGTTAACTCGTAACCTTCTGGACTTCGTAATGGTTCCTTTATTAAGGGCATATAAATTGCCGCGTTGCACACCAAAGCATCTATGGAGTTGCCACTTGCGCGGAAGTTTTTCACAAACTGTCGAACGCTTTCTAAGGAGCCAAGGTCAATATGTATGCTGGTATAGCTGTTGTAAGGGATGTCCACAGCTTGGGCAGCTTGTTGTGCCTTTGCTAAATCCCGACATGCCAACACCACATACCATCCCCTTT
It encodes the following:
- a CDS encoding putative Ig domain-containing protein translates to MDSSKQILTLSPVESLAVSNLLPQRLGSAPLLVVFDCRVSDLEVLYQGLVPGAIAYTLNPQDDALSVITQLLTGTGARQLAIVAHGEPGVVYIGASPLNREQVQMRSALLQEWGVESISLYSCEVAKGEKGRSFIYQLSELTGATVAASTTAIGSTALGGDWQLDVRTGNSSNLIVFETTAIKSYYAVLANFSAGTFAELQAAINNANTQAGDDTITLTSSIRLTTLLPHINSNISFVGNNYFLSGDANNNGSNDTGDVQLFFVDSGTVSFNNLTLRNGRAAGGNGSNGGGGGAGMGGALFINNGNVTLNGVSLANNTAIGGTGGSGFYSGGSGGSGGNAGYRSYQGAFYGYYYYPGVNGYAGYSGGSGGNGGAGTVGGAVGSGGAGGAGGAGGYAPTYSSGGSGLVGSSGSAGGTGSFGNGGGAGGSGGGGGGGGGGGYGYTGGNGGNGGNGSAGGTGGFGSGGGGGGGGGGGGSWGGYYGSQQPLSGSSGYGGSGGSGGSFGGYGESGSSGYTGAGGGGAGLGGAIFVRSGSLSMTNTAFSSNSAYGASGQYRYYSGGYYYQVSGSGSGAGAAIFANGGATVSGTGVTFSNSYAYTPYIYGGYYGGYSDYSNFYGAVSITNANPVLELLSYYNPLYSENGSPVTIAYSPSVSDFDSSNFSDGTLTVSFTENGTADDRLAIHNQGTGSEQIGVSGNSITYNGVNTIGSFTGGTGTTPLTITFNAIAQPWMVSYLISNITFANVSESPSTATRTIQFTLTDGDGGSTSATKNLTVSAINDAPTLVTEIADQTATEDTAFSFVVPANTFSDVDADDVLTYSATLADDNPLPGWLTFNAATHTFNGTPNNANVGSLNVKVTATDGNGLTASDVFELAIANTNDAPTVANTIADQTATEDTTFNFTLPANTFSDVDAGNNLTYSATLENGNPLPSWLTFNGTTFSGTPTNDNVGSFNIKAIASDGTATVSDIFTLTVVNTNDAPTVANSIADQIAAEDTTFNFTLPANIFADVDAGNNLTYTATLENGDPLPAWLTFNGTTFSGTPTNDNVGSFNIKVIASDGTASVSDVFTLTVANTNDAPVAVNDSITTNENTPIIINATTLLSNDTDVDVSDVLSITALTQPSQGSLVDNGNSTYTYTPFQNYYGSDGFTYSISDGQGASSTATVNLTINQIISVINGTLSANNLTGTENRDIISGFQGNDTLKGLGNNDTLDGGDGNDSLDGGAGDDSLIGGKGNDIYTVDSIGDTIIESANAGTDLVKSSVGWVLGANLENLTLIGIEAIDGTGNSLNNILTGNTAANILNGVDGNDSLIGGDGNDTLLGGAGNDTLDGGLGSDSLNGGVGNDTYIVDNPNDAIAEGLNAGTDLVKSSVNWVLADNLENLTLTGSTAINGTGNKENNILTGNTAANTLNGVDGNDSLIGGSGNDTLIGGSGNDTLDGGVGNDSLDGGAGNDIYTVDSLNDTITEGLDAGTDLVKSAVSWVLTDNLENLTLTGSKVINGTGNSLNNIITGNSAANILNGVDGNDSLIGGSGNDTLFGGAGDDDLDGGAGIDSLDGGVGNDTYTVNSVSDAIAEDLDAGADLVKSSITWVLGNNLENLTLTGSTAINGTGNSLNNILVGNTGANILNGVDGNDRLFANSGNDTLDGGTLDDVLSGGIGRDVLTGGTGRDSFNLADTRTGGYDTITDFTVGDDTISISKAEFGLSQSQDTILDSSLFRLGTSATTSGDRFIYNQTTGNLFFDKDGVGGTAQVQIAHFSNQVMLTNANITVIA
- a CDS encoding tetratricopeptide repeat protein, whose amino-acid sequence is MSQPRNRWVVQVILVLAILAFVGVSVIPIFGALNNTPSSSQNNPSTRGSLTSSDQKSKLEDQVRGYELVLQREPENQTALKGLLEARLQLLSQKEKGEVKPSDIQVVIEPLEKLAKLNPEQSEYAVLLAQAKQQIGDREGAAQAYRSVLDTKPGDLKALQGMVALLMSQQRPEAAIGLLQETLTQAAQTNINQPGSIDTVAVQVLLGSVHASQKRYAQAASAYDQAIKKDPKDFRPVVAKAMLLKQQGKNAQAKPLFDSAAALAPAQYRDEINKAAITPSAPNPAAPSASSPESKPK
- a CDS encoding TMEM165/GDT1 family protein, giving the protein MLTAFTAGLLLITVSELGDKTFFIAVILAMHHPRRLVFAGVTAALAAMTILSVLFGQAASLLPKVYIHYAEITLFIAFGLKLLYDASKMSASSCDTEVVEEAEAAVKQADLQLPKQKSSLAILIEAFGLTFMAEWGDRTQIATIALAAGNNPIGVTTGAILGHAICAAIAVIGGKMIAGRISERQLTLIGGCLFLVFGIVAAIEGV
- a CDS encoding homocysteine biosynthesis protein, with protein sequence MRTIAEINDKISRQRAVVLTTEELKARVIEIGVTKAAKEVDVITTGTFEPMESSGAIINLGHTDPPIKIRRCWLDGVPAYSGFGAVDLYLGASCAVEAMDGEEVRERGGGHVIEDLIAGKPIHVRAQGQVTDCYPRATFETTITSQTINQFYLFNPRNLYQNFIVGVNGGDRPLFTYLGPLQPRLGNAVYSNPGAISPLLNDPDLQLVGIGTRIFLGGGVGYVAWEGTQHFPLQKRLANRTPIGPAATLALIGDAKQMDAHWVRGCYFKSYGPSLMLGVGIPLPVLNEQVVEHCAVQDQDLVAPIVDFSIPRRVRPTFGLVSYAQLKSGRITIEGKAVRCAPLASLFFSRQVALELKQWIEAGKFTLTEPVSPIPMERSFLPQDRWTDF